The stretch of DNA GGGGGGACCCACCACCCCGCGGAAGGGGCCCTCCAAGTTCAAGCAGCGGCAGACGAGGCAGTTCAAGAGCAAGCCGCCCAAAAAGGGGGTgcaggggtgagtggggctggggccaggaccggccgcggggccccggcggtgcCGCTGCTGCCGGCCGTGCCAATGGGCGCAGAGGGGTCCGGCGCGGGCTGCAGCGCTGTCTCTCCTCGCAGGTTTGGCGACGACATCCCCGGCATGGAAGGACTGGGAACAGGTAAGGCAGCCGGCATTCCCACGGGCCAGGAGCGGGGCTCAGCCCCCACCGCTGGGCTGCACCGGCGCTGACCCGGCTTCCCCCTTTTCCGCAGATATCACCGTGATCTGCCCCTGGGAAGCCTTCAGCCACCTGGAGCTGCACGAGCTGGCGCAGTACGGCATCATCTAGGCGGCCGCGCCACGGCCACCGCCTCCCACCccgcgcccccggcgccgcttagGTAGAAGCCCACCCTGTCCCCGCAGCAGGGCCCAGCCCAGGAAAACACTAATTAAAACACAGAACGAGTGCGGGAGGCTGTTGTCGTGGCTTGGGGCGAGCAGAGGCGTGGGGTGTTGGGGATGGCACTGGCTCAGGGCACGGCGTGGGAAGTGTCCCTTCCCCAGGGCGGATGGGGACCTCGCAGCCCCTGGGGTGCCGGGCGAGCGGGTGGCACAGGCTCCTCGGGTCTGCTCCGGGCAGGAGGCACCAGGAgagccggggcagcaggagctgtgcttgGGGGAGAGGGATGGACGGACACTGCACCGTGACAGGACGGACAGGACACAAGCCCGGGGATTTGAGCCTCTGCAGAGGTTTATTCTGGGCTGCATCAGGCTGCTCCGTGCAGCGAGGGAGGGGAGACGGGAGAGCACCCGTGCGCTGTACAGGCATGTGTGGGGgggagcccagccagccccacgCACCCCAGCTGAGACCACACTCAGCATCCCCCCCACGAGCAGGCAGCCAGCGCGCCCTCACTCCTGCTCCGCCCCGGCCGCGATGTCCCTGAGCATCTTCAGCGCCATGAGCACGCCGGCCACCTCCACCAGCACCAGGATGGCCGCGCCGGCCGCGATGGTGCCCGCCTGGCCGCGGAGCCAGGCGCCGAGCTGGGCCACGCAGCCCCCCAGGTGCACGATGCTCCCGGCCGCGGCGTCGCCCAGGCGCAGGGCCCCCGAGGCGCACTGGGCATCGGTGACGGAGCCGTTCTGCCGCGGGTCCAGGCAGCAGGAGGCCGGGACGCTGCAGGCCTGCGCTCCTGGGGCGCTGCAGTTGAAGTACCTGCgggaggcacagggagaagcGCTCAGGTTCCCCCCCGGGCTGCaaaccctcctcctgccaggctgcatcccACCGGCCCCGCACCAGGTTGCAAATCCTCCTCCCACCGGGCTGCATCCTGCCGGCCCTGCACCAGCACCAGGTTGCAAACCCTCCTCCCGCCAGGATGCATCCCGCCAGTCCTGCACCAGGTTGCAAACCCTCCTCCCGCCAGGATGCACCCCGCCAGTCCTGCACCAGGTTGCAAACCCTCCTCCCGCCAGGATGCACCCCGCCAGTCCTGCACCAGGTTGCAAACCCTCCTCCCGCCAGGATGCATCCCGCCAGTCCGGCACCGGGTTGCAAACCCTCCTCCCGCCAGGATGCATCCCGCCAGTCCGGCACCAGGTTGCAAACCCTCCTCCCGCCAGGATGCATCCCGCCAGTCCGGCACCGGGTTGCAAACCCTCCTCCCGCCAGGATGCATCCCGCCAGTCCGGCACCGGGTTGCAAACCCTCCTCCCGCCAGCATGCATCCTGCCAGTCCTGCACCGGGTTGCAAACCCTCCTCCCGCCGGCCCTGCCCTGGCACCGTGCGCCCCAGCCCCGCAGCGCAGCCGGGTCCCCCTCCGCCCCGACTCACGGGTTGCTCTCCCAGTCGCGGTAGGAGCCGAGGCCGCAGCAGCGCAGGCTGCGCTGCACCTCGTCCACGAGGAAGCGCAGGTCGGGCTCCTGCTGGTAGCGcaggaggcagaggagcagggcgtCGCGCAGGGCGTCGCgcaggcgccgccgcgccgcgtacAGCAGCAGCCCCCCCAGCACCTCCAGCCCCGCGAAGGTGAGCGCGGCGCCCACGAAGAAGCgcagcaggcaggggctggcGCGCAGGGCGCCCAGGCAGCCGGCCAGCGACACCGCgccggcccccagccccgccagcaccagcagcagcgccGGCTCGGTgccccccggccggccccgcgccagcagcccccccagccccgccgccagcgccagcagccccagcaggaggaagaggaggttcCAGGCGAAGGCCAGGTACTTCACGCAGCGGCCCACGGCACCCGGCCGCAGCGGGACCTGCCGGCCCGCGTCAGCGGCCGGCGAGTGCAGGGAGCCttcatcatcaccatcatcatcatcagaggaggaggagaagggcagcTCGGCCAGCCTGGAGGCCTGCACAGGGAAAGAGGAGCCGCTTGCCCGGCGCTCCGAGCGCGTGGGGGCATCCCCAGAGGTGGCCACGGCCACCTCAGCCCCATGGCCACCGTGCCCCAGGG from Apteryx mantelli isolate bAptMan1 chromosome 19, bAptMan1.hap1, whole genome shotgun sequence encodes:
- the PDE6G gene encoding retinal rod rhodopsin-sensitive cGMP 3',5'-cyclic phosphodiesterase subunit gamma, which encodes MSLEPLKLEIKSATRVMGGPTTPRKGPSKFKQRQTRQFKSKPPKKGVQGFGDDIPGMEGLGTDITVICPWEAFSHLELHELAQYGII
- the TSPAN10 gene encoding tetraspanin-10; the protein is MSLGHGGHGAEVAVATSGDAPTRSERRASGSSFPVQASRLAELPFSSSSDDDDGDDEGSLHSPAADAGRQVPLRPGAVGRCVKYLAFAWNLLFLLLGLLALAAGLGGLLARGRPGGTEPALLLVLAGLGAGAVSLAGCLGALRASPCLLRFFVGAALTFAGLEVLGGLLLYAARRRLRDALRDALLLCLLRYQQEPDLRFLVDEVQRSLRCCGLGSYRDWESNPYFNCSAPGAQACSVPASCCLDPRQNGSVTDAQCASGALRLGDAAAGSIVHLGGCVAQLGAWLRGQAGTIAAGAAILVLVEVAGVLMALKMLRDIAAGAEQE